Proteins from one Rhinopithecus roxellana isolate Shanxi Qingling chromosome 18, ASM756505v1, whole genome shotgun sequence genomic window:
- the LOC104658812 gene encoding ferritin light chain, producing MSSQIRQNYSTDVEAAVNSLVNLYLQASYTYLSLGFYFDRDDVALEGVSHFFRELAEEKREGYERLLKMQNQRGGRALFQDVKKPAEDEWGKTPDAMKAAMALEKKLNQALLDLHALGSAHTDPHLCDFLETHFLDEEVKLIKKMGDHLTNLNRLAGPEAGLGEYLFERLTLKHD from the coding sequence ATGAGCTCCCAGATTCGTCAGAATTATTCCACCGACGTGGAGGCAGCCGTCAACAGCCTGGTCAATTTGTACCTGCAGGCCTCCTACACCTACCTCTCTCTGGGCTTCTATTTCGACCGCGATGATGTGGCTCTggaaggcgtgagccacttcttCCGCGAATTGGCCGAGGAGAAGCGCGAGGGCTACGAGCGTCTCCTGAAGATGCAAAACCAGCGTGGCGGTCGCGCTCTTTTTCAGGACGTCAAGAAGCCAGCTGAAGATGAGTGGGGTAAAACCCCGGATGCCATGAAAGCCGCCATGGCCCTGGAGAAAAAGCTCAATCAGGCCCTTTTGGATCTTCATGCCCTGGGTTCTGCCCACACGGATCCCCATCTCTGTGACTTCCTGGAGACTCACTTCCTAGATGAGGAAGTGAAGCTCATCAAAAAGATGGGTGACCACCTGACCAACCTCAACAGGCTGGCCGGCCCGGAGGCTGGGCTGGGCGAGTATCTCTTCGAAAGGCTCACTCTCAAGCACGACTAA